In Garra rufa chromosome 15, GarRuf1.0, whole genome shotgun sequence, a single genomic region encodes these proteins:
- the pex10 gene encoding peroxisome biogenesis factor 10: MPLVPANQPQLIRSSQKDEYYQNNLTNNANELFHTFAGSRRWLQWRKEIELLSDLTYYVLTTLSGYQTLGEEYVSIIQVDPSKRRIPSRMRRTALIFFHTFAPYLLDKVLICIENELEAEAPQNSQQQASRTWRPLSHVRLWIQRAVGMLTESQRKSLIPLVFALQQGFTLLYRLHVAVFYITGAFYHIGKRASGVSYLRVGNVVGDDPRISNSYRLLGALSLLQLGITLTLQFNNLRQRRRARQEWKQHRNLLPSHPVSQSSSRSARCILCLEERRNTSSTPCGHLFCWECITEWCNTKTECPLCREKFQPHRLVYLRNYK, from the exons ATGCCTCTAGTTCCCGCCAACCAGCCGCAGCTGATCCGCTCGAGTCAGAAGGATGAGTACTACCAGAACAACCTGACGAACAACGCCAATGAGCTCTTCCACACATTTGCTG GTTCCAGACGTTGGCTCCAGTGGAGAAAGGAAATTGAACTACTGTCTGATCTGACGTACTATGTCTTAACAACTTTATCTG GATATCAGACGCTGGGCGAGGAGTATGTCAGCATCATCCAGGTGGACCCCAGCAAGAGAAGAATCCCCTCACGGATGCGCAGAACCGCGCTCATCTTCTTCCACACGTTTGCGCCTTATCTTTTGGACAAGGTCTTGATCTGCATTGAGAATGAATTGGAAGCAGAAGCACCTCAGAACTCGCAGCAGCAGGCGAGCAGAACGTGGAGGCCGTTATCACATGTGCGGCTGTGGATTCAGAGAGCTGTAGGGATGCTGACGGAGTCTCAGAGGAAGTCTTTGATTCCGCTCGTATTTGCCCTGCAGCAGGGATTCACACTGCTGTACCGGCTACATGTGGCCGTCTTTTACATCACCGGAGCCTTTTATCACATTGGAAAAAGAGCTTCAGGTGTTAGTTAT CTGAGAGTGGGAAACGTTGTTGGCGATGACCCTCGGATCAGTAACAGTTACCGTCTGCTGGGGGCTCTTTCTCTTCTGCAGCTGGGCATCACTCTCACACTGCAGTTTAACAACCTCAGGCAGAGACGGAGAGCTCGACAGGAGTGGAAACAGCACAGAAACCTGCTCCCCAG TCATCCGGTCAGTCAGTCATCGTCTCGTTCTGCGCGCTGTATCTTGTGTTTGGAGGAGCGCAGGAACACCAGCAGCACTCCCTGTGGTCATCTCTTCTGCTGGGAGTGCATTACTGAGTGGTGCAATACCAAG ACCGAATGCCCGCTGTGTCGAGAGAAATTCCAGCCTCACAGATTGGTTTATCTGAGAAACTACAAGTAG